GCGATTGCGAAATCATCTTAAAAGTTCAGAAGCCTTCTCCCAATCCGAAAACCGGCAAAGATGAAGCGGATCTGATCAAGGAAGGGGGTTTTCTGATTGCCTTTCTTCAGCCCGTAAACAATCCGGACCTGATTAAAAGACTCGCCGCTCGCAATATTACTTCTTTTTCAATGGATGCCATCCCTCGTACGACACTGGCCCAGAGCATGGATGCATTAAGCTCCATGGCCACGATCGCCGGTTACAAGGCGGTGCTGACTGCGGCCAATGCAATCGGTCGGTTTTTTCCGATGTTTATGACAGCCGCGGGCACGATTGCTCCGGCAAAAGTGCTCGTCATTGGGGCGGGTGTCGCAGGTTTGCAGGCCATCGCAACCGCAAAACGCCTGGGTGCCGTTGTCGAAGTATTCGATACCCGGCCCGCCGCGCGCGAACAGGCGGAAAGTCTGGGGGTGAAGGCGATCAAAATGGATGAACTGGCCCAGGAGGAGACCGAAACCAAAGGGGGCTATGCTAAAGAGATATCGGAAGAGAGTCATAAGAAAGAGCTCGAGTTGATTAAGAAACATGCCATCGTCTCCGACGTGGTGATTACGACGGCTCAGATTTACGGGAAAAAAGCGCCCATCCTTTTTCCGGAATCCACTGTCAAAGAGATGAAAAAGGGTTCTTGTATCGTCGACCTGGCCGTCGAGCAGGGAGGAAATTGCGAATTGACCGAGGCAGGCAAAGAGGTGATCAAACATGGCGTGATTATCAATGGATTTGTCAATGTTCCGAGTTCCCTCCCTTTTCATGCCAGCCAGATGTATTCAAGGAATATCGAAAAGTTCTTTTTTCATTTGACGAACGAAAAAGGATTCAAACTCGATTTGAATGAAGAGATTACGAAGGGTTCGATCATTACCCATAACCACGAAGTGATATTCGGAAAAGCAAAATAAGCTTTTCTAACGCAGAAAGGAAAAGAATTTATGTTATCTCCCTTGATGGTTGACATTTATGTTTTGATGCTGGCCAGCTTCGTTGGCTTTGAATTGATCCGTAAAGTTCCGCCAACGCTTCATACGCCTTTAATGTCAGGTACCAATGCGATCACCGGAATTTCCCTTGTGGGAGCGTTGGTCGCCGCCGGTCACGAAGGGGGAATGATCACAAAATTTCTCGGACTCCTTGCTGTCATTTCCGCGGCCATCAATGTGGTGGGAGGTTTTATGCTGACCGATCGCATGTTAAAAATGTTCAGGAAGAAGGAAAAATAAAAGATATGCAGAGCCAAATCATTAATATTGTTTACCTCATATCATCCGCACTGGTCATTCTTGGAATTAAACGCCTTGGACACCCGGATACGGCCCGTTCCGGAAATCTCTTCTCCACGCTGGCGATCTTTCTTGCTGTCACCGTGACCCTTCTTAATAAGGAGATTGTAACTTTTAACACCATTCTTATCGGGGCGGTGATCGGCGGGGGAATCGGTTTAATGTTTGCCCGAATGGTGAAGATGACCGAAATGCCCGAAATGGTGGCCATGTTAAACGGATTTGGGAGTATCTCCTCCGCCATGATCGGCATTACCGAATTTTACAGAACGTTTCCGAATCAAAACGGCTTTGACGTCACCGCCATCGTCTTATCGGCGATTGTGGGGACCAGTACCTTTTCAGGCAGCATTATTGCGTTCGCCAAACTGCGCGAATTAATGACCGGGAAAGCGATTCTGTACAAATTTCAGCACCCGCTTAATCTCCTGATGTTCCTCGGTATTGTCGGTTACTCCATCTATCTGCCTTACCAGCCGGACAGCAATTTTTCTTTCATCATGATTAATGTCCTCTCTCTCATTCTCGGCATTACCCTCGTTTTACCCATTGGCGGAGCAGACATGCCTGTGGTCATTTCGCTTCACAATTCTTACTCGGGAATTGCCGTGGTCGTGACCGGATTTCTTTTTAATAACAATGTCTTGATTATTGTCGGATCGATCGTGGGTTCTTCCGGAATGATCCTGACCTATATCATGTGCAAAGGAATGAATCGGTCGGTTATCAATGTGATGTTCGGCGCGATGGCCCAGAAACAGAAAGCAGCAGCTTCCGGTGCCACGGGAGGTCCGAGAGGCGCAGTCAAGGAGTTTTCGATTGAAGATGCGGTTACGGTTCTGCAGAACTGCCGTTCGCTCATTGTGGTTCCCGGCTATGGTCTCGCCGCGGCACAGGCCCAACACGCCGTCAGGGAACTGGGTGATCTGCTTGAAGAGAGGGGAGTGACCGTCAAATATGCCATCCACCCTGTCGCGGGACGCATGCCTGGCCACATGAATGTCCTCCTTGCGGAGGCCAATGTTCCCTATCCGCAGTTGTACGACATGGATGACATCAATGAAGAATTTTCAAAATGCGACGTGTCGTTGGTCATCGGGGCCAATGATGTGGTTAATCCTGCGGCCAAAACGAATCCTGCCAGTCCGATTTACGGGATGCCGATCCTCGATGTGGAGAGCACGAAGACCATCATCGTGCTCAAAAGAAGCATGAATCCGGGTTTTGCCGGGATAGAAAACGAACTGTTTGAAAGGCCCAATACGATGATGGTATTTGGTGATGCGAAAAAGACGGTCAATGAGTTTATAAAAGGGATTAAAGAATAATCCAAAAAGAGAGGGTAAATATGAAAGTGATTTTAAAGGAAGATGTCGATCATTTAGGGAAGATGGGAACACTCGTGGAAGTGAAAGACGGTTTTGCCCGAAATTATCTGCTCCCAAACCGAAAA
This is a stretch of genomic DNA from Nitrospirota bacterium. It encodes these proteins:
- a CDS encoding Re/Si-specific NAD(P)(+) transhydrogenase subunit alpha; its protein translation is MKIGIPKEIVPQERRVALIPESVKRIIKKGFEVQIETGAGDLSIIPDIEYEKAGAKIVPSAEALYGDCEIILKVQKPSPNPKTGKDEADLIKEGGFLIAFLQPVNNPDLIKRLAARNITSFSMDAIPRTTLAQSMDALSSMATIAGYKAVLTAANAIGRFFPMFMTAAGTIAPAKVLVIGAGVAGLQAIATAKRLGAVVEVFDTRPAAREQAESLGVKAIKMDELAQEETETKGGYAKEISEESHKKELELIKKHAIVSDVVITTAQIYGKKAPILFPESTVKEMKKGSCIVDLAVEQGGNCELTEAGKEVIKHGVIINGFVNVPSSLPFHASQMYSRNIEKFFFHLTNEKGFKLDLNEEITKGSIITHNHEVIFGKAK
- a CDS encoding NAD(P) transhydrogenase subunit alpha encodes the protein MLSPLMVDIYVLMLASFVGFELIRKVPPTLHTPLMSGTNAITGISLVGALVAAGHEGGMITKFLGLLAVISAAINVVGGFMLTDRMLKMFRKKEK
- a CDS encoding NAD(P)(+) transhydrogenase (Re/Si-specific) subunit beta — translated: MQSQIINIVYLISSALVILGIKRLGHPDTARSGNLFSTLAIFLAVTVTLLNKEIVTFNTILIGAVIGGGIGLMFARMVKMTEMPEMVAMLNGFGSISSAMIGITEFYRTFPNQNGFDVTAIVLSAIVGTSTFSGSIIAFAKLRELMTGKAILYKFQHPLNLLMFLGIVGYSIYLPYQPDSNFSFIMINVLSLILGITLVLPIGGADMPVVISLHNSYSGIAVVVTGFLFNNNVLIIVGSIVGSSGMILTYIMCKGMNRSVINVMFGAMAQKQKAAASGATGGPRGAVKEFSIEDAVTVLQNCRSLIVVPGYGLAAAQAQHAVRELGDLLEERGVTVKYAIHPVAGRMPGHMNVLLAEANVPYPQLYDMDDINEEFSKCDVSLVIGANDVVNPAAKTNPASPIYGMPILDVESTKTIIVLKRSMNPGFAGIENELFERPNTMMVFGDAKKTVNEFIKGIKE